A genomic region of Oryza glaberrima chromosome 1, OglaRS2, whole genome shotgun sequence contains the following coding sequences:
- the LOC127770758 gene encoding uncharacterized protein LOC127770758, giving the protein MTIFFFFGTHISAFYITFFLIILLPLFPKLFLLAAVVPARGDGGAAVAARGDGGAAVAARGDDGAAVFVPDDDGATVAGCDDDGAFLLMATLLLIARLPTRHPPSLFVPKILQTRLANNDGIVAAVV; this is encoded by the exons ATgaccattttcttcttttt CGGGACCCATATATCCGCTTTCTACATCACTTTCTTCCTCATTATCCTGCTCCCCCTCTTCCCCAAGCTCTTTTTGCTTGCGGCAGTGGTGCCcgcccgcggcgacggcggggcagcggtggcagcgcgtggcgacggcggggcggcggtggccgcgcgcggcgacgatggGGCGGCGGTGTTCGTGCCCGACGACGATGGGGCGACGGTGGCCGGgtgcgacgacgacggagcGTTCCTCCTAATGGCGACCCTACTACTTATTGCTCGTCTCCCCACTCGGCACCCCCCATCTCTCTTTGTGCCAAAG ATCCTACAAACTCGCCTCGCGAATAACGATGGCATCGTCGCTGCCGTCGTCTGA